From the Carettochelys insculpta isolate YL-2023 chromosome 27, ASM3395843v1, whole genome shotgun sequence genome, one window contains:
- the IL12RB1 gene encoding interleukin-12 receptor subunit beta-1 has product MWAPPCYTARSTGQMMFWRLLLAALALSGSAQDADLVCYRKCNQCNFTCKWRAEAASKNATYHLKFCYHSSNSCPLFKTSSTHLSIQYRKMRVLQNLTAWVESHSGGRVNRSQNITLQLENAIKLDPPNQITLNSKSNGTLSITLLKPDDPAVRDRPLQREVQYRQVKDTTWTQVACQTPQENSGNDRTVICHLETAAACEVQIRHKTAHWSSYWSEWSQSIFVPEEILESPVVTWTLGSLGRNGQRNVTFHWQEARVEQGEVSYVLAAHMLACGCEEPEGVISHVKNGTTLSWILSGAEYHVSLSTSNAAGSGPVKTYRIPPEERTEISFLNMSWAGSSVTVQWAAKTNGSLYCFEKQALGEPPEDHGECTHRPFFEQESYVDTVMVQPGRCYRIAIHGLGPEKRWSTFGSMHYFATNASFDGPIHIENVTAISASLHWEPSPLSQCPGTLQKYVICYTSVRDNRRAYHEANSSATHYTLQDLQPDTYYRVGIQAARAELCHPQRLFKTTKLGPNTAEAKLNLPYLSAFLCIPLLAALYHFNRKRAKKVLFPSLPSPIGSQALTFPARDMSQEKPWPGFVEPSEKVSPTEPLVAEFLSGKGEHDVTTETRSLHLYTPGPEEAAELAQTREGQVGSESDLLFEYRRQVLLTPTEEEEEGSEVREPAGVCGQSDFIEAGPGPSQPHMAQGLTEEPAEQSGPLLPLPLLLSDKPIIIKNGGSFELSHQ; this is encoded by the exons ATGTGGGCTCCTCCCTGTTACACTGCCAGAAGCACGGGACAGATGATGTtttggcggctgctgctggcggcACTAGCTTTGAGCG GCTCTGCCCAGGATGCCGATTTGGTTTGCTACAGGAAGTGCAACCAATGCAATTTCACCTGCAAATGGAGAGCTGAGGCAGCATCAAAAAATGCCACCTATCATCTGAAGTTTTG TTATCACAGTTCCAATTCCTGCCCACTGTTCAAGACTTCCTCCACTCACCTCAGCATTCAGTACCGGAAAATGCGGGTCCTACAGAACCTCACCGCCTGGGTGGAGTCCCACAGTGGAGGCAGAGTCAACAGAAGCCAGAACATCACATTGCAACTGGAGAATGCCA TCAAATTGGATCCACCGAATCAAATAACATTGAACAGCAAGTCCAATGGCACTCTGAGCATCACGCTGCTGAAGCCGGATGACCCAGCTGTCCGAGACAGACCGTTACAAAGGGAAGTGCAGTACAGGCAGGTGAAGGACACCACATGGACACAG GTGGCGTGTCAGACCCCACAGGAAAACAGTGGCAATGACAGAACAG TGATATGCCACTTGGAAACAGCTGCTGCCTGTGAAGTCCAGATTCGGCACAAAACGGCCCATTGGAGCAGCTACTGGAGCGAGTGGAGCCAGTCCATCTTTGTTCCCGAGG agatcCTGGAAAGCCCAGTGGTGACATGGACGCTGGGGAGTCTTGGGAGGAACGGGCAGAGAAACGTGACGTTCCATTGGCAG GAAGCCCGTGTGGAGCAGGGGGAAGTCAGTTACGTGCTGGCGGCCCACATGCTTGCGTGCGGCTGCGAAGAGCCAGAGGGGGTTATCAGCCACGTGAAGAATGGGACGACGCTGAGCTGGATTCTCTCTGGGGCGGAGTATCACGTTTCTCTGAGCACATCGAACGCAGCGGGGAGTGGTCCTGTGAAGACGTATCGCATCCCTCCAGAGGAGCGCACAG AAATCAGCTTTCTGAACatgagctgggctggcagcagtgtGACAGTGCAGTGGGCTGCAAAGACCAACGGGAGCCTCTACTGCTTTGAGAAGCAGGCCCTGGGAGAGCCGCCGGAGGACCATGGGGAATGTACCCACAGACCGTTCTTTGAACAGGAAAGCTACGTGGATACAG tgatggtgcagcccgggAGGTGTTACAGAATTGCCATTCACGGCCTGGGACCTGAGAAGCGTTGGTCCACCTTTGGTTCCATGCACTACTTTGCTACAAATG CCTCTTTCGATGGGCCCATTCACATCGAGAACGTCACAGCCATCTCTGCCTCCTTGCACTGGGAgccctctcctctctcccagtGCCCCGGCACCCTGCAGAAATATGTTATCTGCTACACAAGCGTGAGAGACAACAGGAGGGCCT ATCATGAAGCGAACTCCTCAGCAACGCACTACACCCTCCAGGACCTGCAGCCCGACACCTACTACCGAGTTGGGATTCAGGCAGCCAGAGCGGAGCTCTGCCACCCCCAGCGCCTGTTTAAGACCACGAAGCTTG GTCCCAACACCGCCGAGGCAAAACTCAACCTCCCATACCTCAGTGCTTTCCTTTGCATCCCGCTCCTGGCTGCGCTTTACCACTTCAACAGAAAGAG ggccaAGAAAGTGCTGTTTCCATCTCTGCCCAGTCCCATAGGCAGCCAAGCCCTCACCTTCCCTGCTAGGGACATGAGCCAG GAGAAGCCCTGGCCTGGTTTTGTGGAGCCCTCCGAGAAAGTCAGCCCCACGGAACCACTGGTGGCCGAGTTCCTCTCGGGCAAGGGGGAGCACGACGTGACCACGGAGACTCGCTCACTGCACCTCTACACCCCGGGGCCTGAAGAAGCGGCTGAGCTGGCCCAGACTCGGGAGGGGCAGGTGGGCTCCGagagtgacctgctctttgaGTACAGGAGGCAGGTGCTTCTCACCCCCacggaagaggaagaggaaggcagTGAGGTCAGAGAACCTGCTGGTGTTTGTGGTCAAAGTGACTTCATTGAAGCAGGCCCAGGCCCTTCTCAGCCTCACATGGCCCAGGGCCTCACCGAGGAGCCAGCAGAGCAGTCAGggcccctgctgcctctccccttgCTGCTCTCGGACAAGCCCATCATTATAAAGAACGGGGGCAGCTTTGAGCTTTCACACCAGTGA